The stretch of DNA TTAACACAATTTCCCTGAGTTGAAAATGTACTTTGTACTTAATATGTAGCTGTAGCGCATCACTCTTTCTTCAACATTCTTTCATAATCTTAAAAGACAAACTACTGACTGGAGGAAATCTTCCTTTCTCCCAGAGAGTCAGAGTAAGGAGCTGGCAGAGATGCTGGCTCAGGAGGACCTGGTGGACATGGGCTTGACCAGCCCCAGTGAGATAGTGGCTTATTTGCTGGTGGAGAGGGCCACACTGCTGGAAAGGTTGGAGGCCGCTGAGAGGAGACTGGAAAGTCAGAGTGTCAGTGGTAACTTGAAGGAGGTTGACCACCAGGTAAAGGGCGGAACTACGTAAATCAGAGGATTGTTCAGGTTTATTTGAATGCCAGTTGTCTAGTGTGGAAAAAAgtaatttgaaatgttttagcATCTAATAAAGTAAACAGTATGCCCAAAGGCTTTATGCTTGTAGCGATAGTAATGGTTAAAGCTTACGCACGCACAGACCATATACATGTGGCTAAGTAAGTCATTATCTCTTTATGACATTTGGACAGGAGCTTATTTGCCACACGAGGGGGGATGACCTGAGGCAGCAAAGGGACGATCTGCAGAAGACCTTAAATAACACGATGAAGGTGAGGTGACATTAATGTTACCCTGGATCAGTTCCAAGTTTGAATAGTGTTTGTTGTGAGTCTGTATACACTGGATTTTCCTCTCAGCAGTGCTCATCCCAGAGTCCATGGAAGAAGCTGTTTGGCCTTCACAGGTCTGGTCAGAGCAAGCACAGTATTACCCCTGTAGGTCCCACTTTATAGCTTATGCTAAGTAACTTAATACTGGTATCGTGATAAAGAACCAAACTTCACCGGCTTGTTTCAGAGGGCCACTGCTTTTTGAGACTGATAATTTACCTTGATATCTGCATGACTGCTATGCTGCAGAACATTGCTTGTTTCACTAACTCACTTAtaaattcttgttttgttttgtttttttaggggCGTCCCAAGTTGATAAGGGTTCAGTTGCATTTGATTGTCTTTGGGGACCTTTGCTTCATGTCATACCCTCATCTCACCTTAATTTCCTATCTGTGTGTACTATGGCTATCacttaaaaaacagatttaaagatTTATCATAGGACAGTGATGGTGAACACAGGTAGCAGCATGTGCACTTTTGATCCCATCGGCTTCACTATGCAGCTGAATGCTGGGATACAAAATGGTAACTAATTTCCCCTGCTTCGTTCCAGGCCTGCAGAAATTATGAATCTCAGCTTCAAAATGCACGTCTCTCACAACTGCATGTTGGGCCCGTGCATCTCCAGTCTACCACTCTACTGTCACTCttctttcctccttttctcctcctgccctGATTGTTAATGCCTTATTCCCTGAACATCAGGCCCACAGTGAGGAGATTTCCCAAGAGCGAAATGAGCGTCGGAGACTGGAACAGGATCTGGAAGAAGCATCCAGGAGGCTGGCAATGGCTCATCAGGATATTCGCAGACTCACTAATGAATTGGATGCTGCTAAAAACAACAGCCCAGACCCAAATGGTATGTTGCAATTACAATACAGTCCTAAATTTTGCTGCGCAACCTATTGACCATGCAACTAACCTTTGCAGTATTTTAAAGTCTGCATAAAAGTAGCTTTGATGTCTTCCCCTAATCAGTTACTTgttattgatgatgatgatgatgatgatactttgtTGATctcacaatggggaaattacagatTATTGTCAGGCCGTAGATTTGGACCTCATCTCTGATTTATTAAATGTTAACATGAATTATAGCATGAATTGACATGCACATGAATTGGCAGAAAGCATATTTGTGGTCCCATagaataaaaaatgtgtttataatCTCAGGATCTGAGCTTCAGGGAACTGTCCAAGAAGTAGAGAACCTGaggaaggaagtggaaaaactaaaaCACTCTGGTGAGCCAGATTGGTGGAAAtgtttctgagattttttttttgtaaccatTTTAAATTCAAGTGGGCAAAATTTTTTTAGGTATTTTGTATCTTGATATAAATtctgcttatttatttttgcttttatttatcttCTTGTATATTGAGGGAAAGATAAAATAATTCATAAACTTTACTCATCTATTAGAAAACGgattataaaaacacatttaaaattgtttttattcttttagacTTTAATTAATTTAGAAGATTTAAGTCATTGTCAGAGAGACATTACATCACTAGGAAGCTGATATACTTTCTGTTTCTTTACACGTTAATACTGTAAAAGCCTGgagtaacatttttttcattatataGATGTTGAGaatattgcttcagttcattgaggtttgtggaatttgtttatgcacagctgtcTTAAAGTCCTGCCACATCATTACAGTCAGGTTGAGGCTGGACTGTGATTGGGCCATttccttcattcttttctttttcagccattctgttgtacatTTGTCTGGGATTATTGTCTTGTtgtatgacccagtttcagccaatcTTTAACTTTGGGGCAGAATGTTTGACTCtcgaatactttggtatacagaggattTCGGGTTTGACTCattgactgcaaggtgcccaggtcctgtggctgcaaaataaatCAAGGTCATCACTGTTCCACCACTGTGTTTGACAGTCGATatgatgtgtttggactgttgtGCTTTTGCTAAATGTGACACTGTGAGTTATGGCCACACATCTCCATGCTGGTCTGTTCTGTCCAAAGGACttaagtcttgtggtttgttcagatgcaaacctaagccatgctgccatgttcttttaaaGAGAACAGGTTTTGTTTTGGCAACCCTTCCTAATAAGCCatgcttgttcagtctttttctgattatACTGCATGAGTTTTAACATTTAAGGCTCTTTAATGACCTCGTGGTCTGTAGAGACCTCATTTAGGTCCGTAGAGACTGAAATGttgctcttgggttttttggcATTCCTTTGAGCGTTGCATGGATTTCGAGTGTAGTACGTAAATGGGATTGTATTTCAGGTTTTGAATGCCCACAGTAGTTCCAGTGAATCTGGCCAGTAAGTTTAAACATGTCACATAACCAGCTTGGATAAACAATGTCACTTACACAGGGaagtatttctttatttgttttaatgattAACTAACTTGTAGCAACTCAAGTTTCTCAACAAATTCACTATACTAGATATATTTACCACCTGCCATTCACAACTGCAGTTCTCTATGGGTATTATCGTCCTAATTATTAAATACAGCATTTATGTGGGGGAAAAAGGCATTTTAATCTCATATTTATACAGTTTTAGATTTTCATATAGGTACATGTTTTTGTCACTCCACAGATATGATGAAATTGCAGCAAGCCAAAGAGCAAAATGACAAGCTAGATGCTGAGAACAGAGCTCTGAGGGACAGAGTGTGCATTATGGAGTCAGAGAAGAAAAATCTCCTGGACCAGGTTAGTAGTTACAATacctatttattaatttatcaaaagaaaataaataacttatTACAGAAGCTTAgcactgattgatttttttttttagttggcAATGAATGATACAACCAAAGAAGATAGAAAGGACAAGATTATTACCAGTGACCCACAAAACACTCTGTCTGCCTTGTTAGCGCAAGAAAAAGATCACATTCACAAACGGTAAAAACACGAATTCCTCGACTACATTATGGTTAACAATGTGACACATTTATGATGAGAATTTACAGTTTGCTCTTTCTCTGACTAATTGcttctcatttatttatggTAAGGTGTCATGAGGCTGTGGAAGACGGGCTTGTGCAGGTGAAAGAGCTGCAGCGACAACTGCAGAGGCTACGCAAGAACCAcgaagagctggaggagaggaACGAGGAGCTGGAAGCCTTGCTGGGGGAAGCCCAGAATGCTAGCAAAGAGGAGAGGCATCGCCATGAGGGAGAACTGGAGGGCCTCCGAAGGAGGGTATTTAGCAGAAATGAGTTGTGGCTCAAGATTCATATTTTTAACTGCAAGAGCAATGAATGGATTATACTGTTTAAGAGGTGTTTTACTAGACACTAAGGaaagctgttttcacagacATTTcttaatgccagtttaatataatTTGTTCTTGGAAACAGTTATTTATCTTATGACTAACAATCTTAAATGGCATTGCAGATCACAAGTCTGGAGGCAGAGATAAAGAAGCAGAAAACTCaagacaaaatgctgcagaatgGAGAAGAGGTCAAAACCACAGAGTACTTACAATCAGTAAGAAATGGCCTGGGATCATTTCACAACAGTGTGGCAAAGCAGTATGAACACAGTGGCTTGTTAAGATCTTAAGtacacaaatttaaatcagtaaCTGTTTAATTGATTAAAGCTCGCTATGAAGCACAAAAGGGTGTGATGATGTTACATGAAGTTTTAACTATTTTACACTTTTGCTGCACAAAATGTAAGAACATTGTATTTTATTGTCCTcccacatttacacacacacacacacacatttattaaatTCATGAAACCTCGAAAAGATAGTGATCATACACAGTAAATTAAAGAGTTTTTATACAGTACTTCTGTTTCTGTGGCTTATAGCAACTTATAAATGCTCTCGTCTCACCGTGTCTAAAGCACCTAAGGGACGGCGGCCAAGAGAGCCTGGCTCTGCTCGAGGCTCGTCTGACTGAGGAGAAAGACtggaggaaacagctggagttGGACCTCAGTGCTGCACAGGCTGccctgaaaaaagagaaagaggtaaaaaaaacaaaaaaaatgtttgcaaaaAACAGAATTTTGCTTTGTGTGTAGTAGAGTCGTACCACCACAGATGCAAAGAGTTATTACAAATGAAAtaccaaacattaaaaattgtatttttgcatgttATTCTCTGGTTCTCTACACCAAAGGCTTTGCAGATAAGTGAGCGAGAGCGAAATAAACTGAGACTTGAGAACAACAGCCTTCATATAGAATGCCAACAGGGGAAAACGCTTATCAAGAGTCTCACCCAAGTCAAGGGGGAAAAAGCTCTTCTGGAGGAAAAGGTTTGTTAATTTTTCATTAGGCATTTTAAACACGATGAAACTGTCAGAGTCTTCAGAAGTAAATAGTTATgaattataaatatttaaagaagaagaaatattcCTTTGATGCAaatgtttggaaaaaaatagCCTGTATACAACGCAGCTTTAAAGTACACGAAAGCAGGTATATATAATACTAAAATACTGTACAGTCCATGATAAAAGTCTTGTCACATATGTACTTAATATTGAATTCTGTTAATATCTTGActcctaattaattaaataagcTTACCAATGAGTCAAATTAATCTCAtggaaaatggaaataaatgtaaatgtatacaACTTGGAAAAATCAGCATAGCAGTTTTTGCTTGGACAAAAGTGTTGTCACAAGGAAATGATTCTAATTTCTAGTCCACCAGTTACCctcagatatatatatatatatatatatatatatatatatatatatatatatatatatatatatatatatatatatatatatatatatatatatgagagcaCAGCTTGCTGGTTCAGCAGTCTAAGGACAATTGGATGCTAGCAACATCTGTTTCAATGACCAGTCCACCAGTCCAGGAACCAGCGCTAAGCAAAAGAGAGCTTAAAAACCGAGTTGCATTTTCCAAGGACCGCTTCCAAGGTCAGACAGCACTCTAATGAGTTCCATCCTAAGCACCACCAGTATTACCCATGACCTGCTGGTGGCACTTAGGAGCTCATCTGGATATTTGGAAAACTGTAACATCTGGATGTGGAAGGATTATGGTTTGGGTTTACATCCAGTATGGAGGTGCCAGGGGGATCTGTAAAGTGGATGGAGATGGTGCTAAATGTGAAGAGTTCTTTCCTTCCAGTACTTTCTCTGCTTCAAGCATGGTCAAACTTTTCAGCAAGATGGCACTTTTTTGCCATGCATCAGGTTCCACTATGATGTTTCTCATGGTGAAGAAGATCATCGAGCACATTGAGTGGATGAATGAAGGGGGAAATTTGGAAGAGTAAACCCAACAAACCTGAAGCAGCTGCAAGGCGAACAGGTTGGCGACTACCTGCAGGCTAAAGTTTGactaaaataaaagatttttgtatttgctctattaaaaagagaaaatttctTCACTGTAATTTGAGTGATTATAATATGCAAGAAAACTTTTGTCCTTGTAGATATGCACTTGTTCATCATTATCAggtaataaaaattaattttattttggtagcatttaaataaactttagACCCTTAGCATGAATTATTGAGATATTGCTGACTCTGTTTGGAAAAGTAAATTTATTATCAGCCTAATGTATCCATGTGACAAGACTTTTGTCCAGGACTTTAAATTACATGTCAATATAAGAAAGGCAGTGTGATGCAATACATGCATTATTTTTGACATCTACACCCCCAACATGAGTTTTTCATCATCTTACTGTTTTTAACTTTGGCTGTCAGGTCTCCCAGATGGAGCGTGCCTATAGCAGACTCCAAGGAGAGCTGCAGCATTACAAAGACAGTAACCAGACCCAGGAAGAGCTCAAGGAAAATAAGCTTCATGTCAACCAGATGCAGGAACAAGTTGACCGGCTGACTGCTGAACTGAGCAGCCTTCAGACAGCACACAATACACTGAGGTTGTTTTTAGTTCCAATCCTACAGTGCTGCATAAGataagaaatgttttatttatcccATATTTGGGAAATTCATATAGTATAGAAGTGATAGCACTGCCTCGGTTAGTACTTATATCTTCTTTTCCATGGCCAGTGACAAGATAAGACTGGAACACTGTAGCTTACTTGGTTTGCATATATGTGAATATTTTCCAGAGATGAGATGGCTTCTGAGCGGCTGCAGACTGCTGAACTACAGGCCAGGCTAAGCTCCAGTGTTCAGGAAAAGCTGGCAGCAgaggggaaaagagagagagtggagCTGGAGATGCAGCGCCTCATTAAGCAGCTCCAGTGGCATCAAGACCAACTATCCTCTACAAAGGAAGCATTTAGCAGCAGCCAGAAGCCTGAACTGCACATGGCTCTTATTGAATCTAGACTCAGTCCAGTGGAGAAGACCACAAAAGAGTGCTTGGCTCAGGTAACTGGGCTTGTGCCTTTGGGTagtttagggttagggtaaaGAAGGGAAACCCTCCTTCACTCTAAAGTTCAGCTGTACCGATTTGGTCTTGTTAAGCAACTGATCTTGATGTTCGACCTACTAGCAAATTAAGGCAAGACAGAAAGGGAATTTCTTATGCCGGGATTATAAATGATCAATATAAATGTTTATGTTGTCTTCAttgttttcatatttggaaTAGGAGCTGAGTGATCTGCAGAGTAAGCTGAAGAAAGAGCGGCAGCAGTCCACTGAGCATAAAATGGCCCTCGAGGCTCAGGTCAATGAAGCCCAGGCACGTATTAAGGTAAATATGAAACACATAAATCTATACTCTTAGTTTATTAAATAACTGGCTCTTCATTTCTGCAATTTCCATATTGTAGCAGCTGCATCAACCTTTATACTTTGGCAGCTGGGATCTTAATATTGTTATTAATTAGTAACCTCAATTATCTGACTCACAGCAATACAGAGGCAAAAAGTTGAAATTTCATTCAGTCTTCCTCTCTTTTGTGTTATTATAATAATGTAATTATATTCACAAATACTTTAGGGCGTCCCGTTTCACTGGTCTGCCATTAAATTATAGTGGGCATGCAGGAGTGATTCTGTGAAAGCCACACAGATCTTACTTGGGGACACTTGACGACCTGTGTTCAGCTGTGATATCAGCATAAACATAACAAGACTGACTAGTGTCCATCTTTAGTCCCAAGATTCAGTGCTGAACCAGAAAACAGAGGAAGCTAAACAAATGAAGCAAGACCTGCAGAGGGCCCAGAGCCTGTTTACCTCAGCAGAGAAAGAGTTGCGCTATGAGAAGGAGAAGAACTTGGATTTGAAGAGACACAACACTCTGCTGGACCAGGAAAAACTCAAGGTGAGTATTTGACCACAGCACATCTGCAATTCCCTGAAACCCACTGATATTTCTCACTTAATTTATTTATCATGTCCTCATCTttatcccacttttttttttagaaagcctgtcttgtctggcagcttttgcattcagaattatgatctgaatgcactgttgtgccaaacatatttgctttccaaagatgagctctataaatTATCTATAGGCTCCTCATGctagagtttttctttttcttttatttatttattcatttgtgtttttttcacatAAGTGAATGTGTATTATGGTGATGTCAGAGCTgaaaggtggggggggggggggggggggggggggggcaataaaggaagaaaaaaaaaaaagcaccaggaaaaaaaagaaattatataatttttttttttctggtgcttttgttttttttttttaaactgcaatcAACATGTAAATCAACAATCAccaagtttatttttgttttttccatctgCTGTCCTCCCACATGCTTTCTCAGCTTTGTGCAGAACTGAAGCAGGTCCAGACAAAGCTGGTCCAAATGGAGCAGAAAGTCACCAGTCAGACGGCTGATTGtgaacatcagcagcagaaaatcAGGGAATTGGAGCTGGAACTGGCACGTAACTCCACAAACCGCAGTGCCACTACTAGTCTGCAGGAGGACCTCCAGCTTGAGAGGGCACGGCTCATCGCTGCTGACAAGAAGGTTAGTGTTCCTGGAAAGACTGTAATCTGGTGTGAAATCTGGATTGCTTGGTTTGTCAGTGTGTGTTGACTTTTAAGAAAGGCCCCAAGTGGTTTTAATCGCcggttctttttttcttgtctgaGTTTTGCTGATCAGTAAAGTAACCAGTGAAACCTGCATCTTAAACCCTTAATCTAATATAGTGCCTATGACACATTTTGGTCTTAAGCAATTAAAGTTAATCCTTTTCTGAATATTCAGTGTGCAGAAGAAGCAGTTGCTCCTTAGTTTGTGAAGAAAGCATCATACATTGTAGAATATTTTTATTAGACATCTTCAGGAAATTCTGCCGTATTTTGGAAATTGATATAAGGTTGGGAGCTAATGTTTTTGTGTCCGACTGAGTGAAGCCTGTGGCTCTGTTGTGGTCTGGAAGGTCTtggaactgcagcagcagctaaaATCTGTCCAGCACCAGCTGCGTGTGGAGGAAGCTCGCGCGGGTGAGACCAACCGCTTGGAGAGGGACAGCAGGGATCTTTCTGACACCTTGTCAGCCCTGAGAGCCCAGCAACAGGAGGAGCACATCACCAGGTCACACAAAGTGCAGTACAGTTGacactgtccttttttttttttttcttcttctaatagTAGTATCCCTCACCTGCTATTTCTGACTCTtagatcctcttttttttccattctcctCTCAGGAAGCTGTTAGAACAGCGtgaggaggagctgcagcagcaggttcGCTCCCTGAGGCTTAAGGAGGCCTCACTGACCAGGACAAATGCAGAGCTCAGCCACCACGTTCAGCAGCTGGACACCCGTCTGTCCATCCTGGAGGCCGAGCTTAGCAAGGCTAGAGAGGAGGTGAGGAATGGCATACAATACTTTGTGACGTTTGAAGTCTCTCTGTACTCTAAGTTTAGTCTAGTTTTTTCTAATCTCTTTTAAAGTTTGTATTTCCACAGCCAAAGTTCTACACACTTTTAAAGTAGTGTAATATTAAAGTATGtcttgttttgggtttttttgtttgttttttttgaggttCTTGCTGACAGCTTATATCCAGACATCGTTTGTGCAATATGTGTGTTCTGCCACTTCTATTTTTGAGTTAAGATTTCAGTCTATTGTTGCAAACCAGAAAATTTCCACAATGAAATGTGTACTCAGTCTTGAGTGTAAGCTGCTATATACGGCACATTTAATATAGTAAGTATATTATATAAGATTCCTTGAcagatataaaacaaataaataaaactaatacaTATGGCAAGCAATTTAATGGCAATACTTCAGTGTGTAAATTTTCTacagttgtaatttttttaaaatctatgtTCTGTAGGCAAAAGACAGCCAGACGTCACGCCAAAAACTGCTGGAGGAGCTGGTGGCCAGTCAGCAGGACTGTAAAGGACTGCACGATGAgctgcagcaggttctcctCCAACTCGATGTGCATGTCAGGTAAGATGCATATAATAACCATAATATAATGGTAATTATGTCACATCAACCTTTTGCCTTTCCTGCTCTCAATCTCCTCTGCTCCACCAACCAGGAAGTACAATGAAAAACAGAGTCAACACAAGACCAAACTGCGTCAGGCCAAGCAGGTGTTTCTTAAGGCGACAGCACAGAGGGACAGCACCATCCAGAAACTGGAGAATGACCTGGCGCTTGCCTCCATCCTTTCACAGAAGGTCACACATGAAGCAGGATGCTGACTTAGTTCCTTTAAGTATTCCTAAAGAAATGTTTGCACTCTAGAAAATTGTTCTTCAAAAtctgttttcataatttttctCATCTTCTTAATCGTGACAGGACAAAGAGAGGATCCAATTAGTGATGGATGTAAATGAGAAGCTTTTAGAGGAGAAGAGGGAACTGGTACGGAAGATAATTGAGGCCGAGGAGATGGGCAGCAAGGGCATGAAGACCGCCTCAACAGTCCAACACAGGTACCTTCACTCACCTTTAACGTGTGCATGCTGCAGAGCCTTTTACCCAGCTTTGTTCTGATTGGTTTCCCCTCCCAAACAGATGGTCTTTGAACAGCTGACGGTTACGGCTGTGTTTACTTGTACATATATTGACCTTATAATAAAAACTTTATGTTTAGCATTTAACacatatttatacatatttaacacaatttgtttgttttttttagttgtcaTTCTGGGCAAATTGTTGTGAAGTTGTGAGTGAGTGTGAACATCACTGTGTTCAAGGGTTAACCTCTTAGaagtggaaaataaacaactGCAGGACCAAACCTTGAAGCTCTCCAATCAAGTCAGTTCTTTAGAGCATGCTCTGAGGAATATCCAGTCACTCTACAGCCTGGAGGTAATACTTTATACATCTTTATGTatacatttcactttttttttttttttttgactgttgtGGCCTGTTCAAGATCAGTAATATTCTATAAAGATATTCAAAATGAAAGGATTGCTATTTGGCTAAATGTTCCAGGTGGTATTCTCTCTTGGCTGATGCTTTGTTTCCCTTTTTGTcttattgtaattttaaaaaaactttgACATGTCTggtaataaatttaaatttcaaataCTCAACAGAATGCCAGAAAAATGCTGCCCGCTGATGGTCTCTCTGACAGCATCCTACATACGTCTGCACTAAGGTGAGATAGTTTTGAGAGGACAAACTTGTTGTAGTAAAATATTGATTGATATTTGTAATTTCTGCAATTTGCACATCATCGGTGGTTTGTCGTCAGTCTGACGCCAGGTTCCTGTGACAAGCTGGACATCCTGGATGCAATCTGTCGCGTGAAGATGGGTGAGGGTGGGCTGGTGGATGGTACCCAGACACCTTTCTCCACTCACCCACCATCAGAGCAGGGATA from Archocentrus centrarchus isolate MPI-CPG fArcCen1 chromosome 7, fArcCen1, whole genome shotgun sequence encodes:
- the ccdc30 gene encoding coiled-coil domain-containing protein 30 isoform X1, with protein sequence MDNEEVSTEVDKISRRLQEDGLSPGASAEERQRHLWQQLLNSEVKLHAATKEVQTLRMQQANEMKELESYVAHIRGLLEEREGLAAEYERQNEQLQHELHQIQHQLESQSKELAEMLAQEDLVDMGLTSPSEIVAYLLVERATLLERLEAAERRLESQSVSGNLKEVDHQELICHTRGDDLRQQRDDLQKTLNNTMKCSSQSPWKKLFGLHRSGQSKHSITPAHSEEISQERNERRRLEQDLEEASRRLAMAHQDIRRLTNELDAAKNNSPDPNGSELQGTVQEVENLRKEVEKLKHSDMMKLQQAKEQNDKLDAENRALRDRVCIMESEKKNLLDQLAMNDTTKEDRKDKIITSDPQNTLSALLAQEKDHIHKRCHEAVEDGLVQVKELQRQLQRLRKNHEELEERNEELEALLGEAQNASKEERHRHEGELEGLRRRITSLEAEIKKQKTQDKMLQNGEEVKTTEYLQSHLRDGGQESLALLEARLTEEKDWRKQLELDLSAAQAALKKEKEALQISERERNKLRLENNSLHIECQQGKTLIKSLTQVKGEKALLEEKVSQMERAYSRLQGELQHYKDSNQTQEELKENKLHVNQMQEQVDRLTAELSSLQTAHNTLRDEMASERLQTAELQARLSSSVQEKLAAEGKRERVELEMQRLIKQLQWHQDQLSSTKEAFSSSQKPELHMALIESRLSPVEKTTKECLAQELSDLQSKLKKERQQSTEHKMALEAQVNEAQARIKSQDSVLNQKTEEAKQMKQDLQRAQSLFTSAEKELRYEKEKNLDLKRHNTLLDQEKLKLCAELKQVQTKLVQMEQKVTSQTADCEHQQQKIRELELELARNSTNRSATTSLQEDLQLERARLIAADKKVLELQQQLKSVQHQLRVEEARAGETNRLERDSRDLSDTLSALRAQQQEEHITRKLLEQREEELQQQVRSLRLKEASLTRTNAELSHHVQQLDTRLSILEAELSKAREEAKDSQTSRQKLLEELVASQQDCKGLHDELQQVLLQLDVHVRKYNEKQSQHKTKLRQAKQVFLKATAQRDSTIQKLENDLALASILSQKDKERIQLVMDVNEKLLEEKRELVRKIIEAEEMGSKGMKTASTVQHRVNLLEVENKQLQDQTLKLSNQVSSLEHALRNIQSLYSLENARKMLPADGLSDSILHTSALSLTPGSCDKLDILDAICRVKMGEGGLVDGTQTPFSTHPPSEQGYLNLTSPLIPPASAKGTEESSKNRDQV
- the ccdc30 gene encoding coiled-coil domain-containing protein 30 isoform X3 → MDNEEVSTEVDKISRRLQEDGLSPGASAEERQRHLWQQLLNSEVKLHAATKEVQTLRMQQANEMKELESYVAHIRGLLEEREGLAAEYERQNEQLQHELHQIQHQLESQSKELAEMLAQEDLVDMGLTSPSEIVAYLLVERATLLERLEAAERRLESQSVSGNLKEVDHQELICHTRGDDLRQQRDDLQKTLNNTMKCSSQSPWKKLFGLHRSGQSKHSITPAHSEEISQERNERRRLEQDLEEASRRLAMAHQDIRRLTNELDAAKNNSPDPNGSELQGTVQEVENLRKEVEKLKHSDMMKLQQAKEQNDKLDAENRALRDRVCIMESEKKNLLDQLAMNDTTKEDRKDKIITSDPQNTLSALLAQEKDHIHKRCHEAVEDGLVQVKELQRQLQRLRKNHEELEERNEELEALLGEAQNASKEERHRHEGELEGLRRRITSLEAEIKKQKTQDKMLQNGEEVKTTEYLQSHLRDGGQESLALLEARLTEEKDWRKQLELDLSAAQAALKKEKEALQISERERNKLRLENNSLHIECQQGKTLIKSLTQVKGEKALLEEKVSQMERAYSRLQGELQHYKDSNQTQEELKENKLHVNQMQEQVDRLTAELSSLQTAHNTLRDEMASERLQTAELQARLSSSVQEKLAAEGKRERVELEMQRLIKQLQWHQDQLSSTKEAFSSSQKPELHMALIESRLSPVEKTTKECLAQELSDLQSKLKKERQQSTEHKMALEAQVNEAQARIKSQDSVLNQKTEEAKQMKQDLQRAQSLFTSAEKELRYEKEKNLDLKRHNTLLDQEKLKLCAELKQVQTKLVQMEQKVTSQTADCEHQQQKIRELELELARNSTNRSATTSLQEDLQLERARLIAADKKVLELQQQLKSVQHQLRVEEARAGETNRLERDSRDLSDTLSALRAQQQEEHITRKLLEQREEELQQQVRSLRLKEASLTRTNAELSHHVQQLDTRLSILEAELSKAREEAKDSQTSRQKLLEELVASQQDCKGLHDELQQVLLQLDVHVRKYNEKQSQHKTKLRQAKQVFLKATAQRDSTIQKLENDLALASILSQKDKERIQLVMDVNEKLLEEKRELVRKIIEAEEMGSKGMKTASTVQHSCHSGQIVVKL
- the ccdc30 gene encoding coiled-coil domain-containing protein 30 isoform X2, whose amino-acid sequence is MDNEEVSTEVDKISRRLQEDGLSPGASAEERQRHLWQQLLNSEVKLHAATKEVQTLRMQQANEMKELESYVAHIRGLLEEREGLAAEYERQNEQLQHELHQIQHQLESQSKELAEMLAQEDLVDMGLTSPSEIVAYLLVERATLLERLEAAERRLESQSVSGNLKEVDHQELICHTRGDDLRQQRDDLQKTLNNTMKAHSEEISQERNERRRLEQDLEEASRRLAMAHQDIRRLTNELDAAKNNSPDPNGSELQGTVQEVENLRKEVEKLKHSDMMKLQQAKEQNDKLDAENRALRDRVCIMESEKKNLLDQLAMNDTTKEDRKDKIITSDPQNTLSALLAQEKDHIHKRCHEAVEDGLVQVKELQRQLQRLRKNHEELEERNEELEALLGEAQNASKEERHRHEGELEGLRRRITSLEAEIKKQKTQDKMLQNGEEVKTTEYLQSHLRDGGQESLALLEARLTEEKDWRKQLELDLSAAQAALKKEKEALQISERERNKLRLENNSLHIECQQGKTLIKSLTQVKGEKALLEEKVSQMERAYSRLQGELQHYKDSNQTQEELKENKLHVNQMQEQVDRLTAELSSLQTAHNTLRDEMASERLQTAELQARLSSSVQEKLAAEGKRERVELEMQRLIKQLQWHQDQLSSTKEAFSSSQKPELHMALIESRLSPVEKTTKECLAQELSDLQSKLKKERQQSTEHKMALEAQVNEAQARIKSQDSVLNQKTEEAKQMKQDLQRAQSLFTSAEKELRYEKEKNLDLKRHNTLLDQEKLKLCAELKQVQTKLVQMEQKVTSQTADCEHQQQKIRELELELARNSTNRSATTSLQEDLQLERARLIAADKKVLELQQQLKSVQHQLRVEEARAGETNRLERDSRDLSDTLSALRAQQQEEHITRKLLEQREEELQQQVRSLRLKEASLTRTNAELSHHVQQLDTRLSILEAELSKAREEAKDSQTSRQKLLEELVASQQDCKGLHDELQQVLLQLDVHVRKYNEKQSQHKTKLRQAKQVFLKATAQRDSTIQKLENDLALASILSQKDKERIQLVMDVNEKLLEEKRELVRKIIEAEEMGSKGMKTASTVQHRVNLLEVENKQLQDQTLKLSNQVSSLEHALRNIQSLYSLENARKMLPADGLSDSILHTSALSLTPGSCDKLDILDAICRVKMGEGGLVDGTQTPFSTHPPSEQGYLNLTSPLIPPASAKGTEESSKNRDQV